The nucleotide sequence GCTGCTGCTTGACTTCACGTTCGACAAGTTGGCGCAGTTCCCCAAGGCGGTGATGCTGCGGCTGCATGGCACCGGGGTGACTGCCCCTGGCTCAAGCGCCGAATCCGGCCCCTTGGACACCCTGGGTGCGCCGTTCGACATCTCGGCCGGCACGCCGCGGGTGATCAGTCCGCCGCTGCGCGGCAACAACTGGGTGGCGTTCAACGGCTGCTGTGAACCGGGTTGGGCCCATCGCGACTCCATCCTCCCGCTGAACATGAAGCTGAACAACAGCCAGCGCTTCGCCATCGACTGGATGAGAACGAACGACCAGGGCAACTTTTTCGCCGGCGACAAGACCAACAACGACAGCTATGTCTCCTACGGCAGCAGCGTGTATGCGGTGGCCGACGGCACCGTGACCTCGACGCTCGATGACATGGAAGCCAACGTGCCGGGCATCCTGCCGGCATCGGATCCGGCATTGGCGGCGAAGATAACGGTGGACAACGTCGATGGCAACCACATTGTCCTCGACATCGGCGGTGGCGCGTATGCGATGTATGCCCACCTCATCAAAGGCTCGCTGCTGGTCAAACCGGGCGACAAGGTGAAAAAGGGCCAGGAGATCGCGAAGCTGGGCAATACCGGCAATTCGAACGCCCCACATCTGCACTTCCAGCTGATGGACGGCCCTTCGCTGCTGGAAGCCGATGCACTGCCCTACGTGCTGGACACCTTCAGCTACCAGGGACAGGTCAGCCCGGCGACCATCTGGGATGCCGACAACTACCTCAGCGGCTCCTTCTTCGGACCTGACCGGCTCGCGGCCCCGGAGCCTCGCACCAAGCAGCTTCCGGTCTTGCTGGCAATCGTGAACTTCGGGTAAGCCGCCGCCGGGCACACCCGCGGTGGTTGGAATAGTGCACAGGAGAATGGTCTTGGACATCTTCGCCGAATGGCAAAGCGGTGCTTCGACATTACGCTGGCGTTCAACCACTGCCGCCAATGCCGATGCCGAGGTCACGGTGTTCACCCGCCGTTGTGGCACACCCGACGCGCCAGCCCTGGTCCTGGTTCACGGCTTCCCAACCTCCAGCATCGACTACTTCGCATTGGCGCGCGAACTAGGCTCGGAGTTCGACATCTATGTGCTGGACTTCCCCGGCTACGGGCTGTCCGACAAGCCGCGGCAACCTTACGTCTACTCGTTGTATGACGATGCCCGTCTGCTCGTTCACGCGATCAGACGGGTCTGGAAGCTCACCGAGTTCCGGATGCTCACCCACGACCGCGGCAGCAGCGTCGGCATGATCGCACTGGGAATGCTGGCCGCCGAGGATCCACCGGCGCTGCCCATCGACCTCATCATCACCAACGCCAACATCTACCTTCCGCTGTCGAACCTCACCGCATTCCAAACCGCGCTGCTCGACCCCGCGACGGCACGAGCCACCGCAGCCGCGACGACGCCCGAGCTACTGGCGGCCGGACTCGGTGCGAGTACCTTCATGCCACGCAGGGCACTGGAAGATCCCGAGATCACCGCTTTGGCAAGGTGTTTTGCGCATAACGATGGAATCCAGGCACTACCAGACACAATTCAGTATCTGCATGAACGTGCTGCAGGTGAAACCCATTGGCTTGAATCACTTTCCACGATAACCGTCAACACCACGTTGGTGTGGGGACTGCACGACACCGTCGCGCCGCTGCGTGTCCCCAACCATGTATGGCAGGCGTATCTGAAGAACCAACCCGGCCGAAGCCGCTACTGGGTGGTTCCCACCGCCGACCATTACCTGCAATGCGACGCCCCGGCGGAGCTAGCCGAGATCGTGCGTGTCACCGCCGCGGGCGGGGACGTTGCCCTGCAGACGCTCGGAGACCGGGCCGATGGCGCGGTTCTGGTCGATCAATGCGATGGTCCCGCTTAGCCGAAAGTGGGCCACAGGGCGATGTTTCGGTGCCGCCCGCGCCGCTGCGCTACTACCACCCTTGGGCCACGTCAGGTCACGGCGAGGTGATGCGGGCAATAGTAGGTCGCCGAGATGACCGCGAAGTGCGCGGCAGCGTCCATGTCGAAGCCGGGGTTGCGCGCCGTCACTTCCTGAACCACGGCCAGACCGGATTCACCACGATCCAGGCACACGCACACCGCTCGGGCGGCATCGATCGCTTGGGCTGGGCTGGGATAGGTGATACCGATCCGCTGCAAAGCGACCAGAAATCCGACATCATCGCCGGCGCGGGCAACACCGGCAACCCACACCGGCGCACCGAATACGACCGCGGCGCACACGCCTACTACCGCGATTAGCAATTTCATTGGCTCACACCGCCTTTGATCGGGGCTGGCCGACCTGAATCCCGCTGCACGATGCCTTGCCGGGCATTGGCGCATCGCAACGGACCGGCCAAGTCCGGCACCTGCAGCGAGATTGCAGCGAACTTCACTGCGATACCACCAAGGTTACCGATGCTCGACGCGGCCCGCAAAGATGCCGACCCGCCACTTGCGAGCGCTGGGAATAGATTCGGCAGACCGGCAGCCACCGAGACCGGGTGGGGGCTAATGCCGCACGGTTGACCCGTCCAGATTTTGCCGCGTACCCTCGAAAGCAAAATCGGCGGT is from Mycobacterium marinum and encodes:
- a CDS encoding M23 family metallopeptidase; the protein is MAYEQPRRRARSPFWKSLAVFWLALCVAACSSSTTGAEGASTNANGTSNALEGVTVPDAFTPLTIAPISRPTFPFPGTDGKYHLAYDVQITNATGAPAALTSVDVVDAQDPSKVLASFSGTQLVDPKCSYGNCNRLRQLTGRPSTDFTIPPQGSRALLLDFTFDKLAQFPKAVMLRLHGTGVTAPGSSAESGPLDTLGAPFDISAGTPRVISPPLRGNNWVAFNGCCEPGWAHRDSILPLNMKLNNSQRFAIDWMRTNDQGNFFAGDKTNNDSYVSYGSSVYAVADGTVTSTLDDMEANVPGILPASDPALAAKITVDNVDGNHIVLDIGGGAYAMYAHLIKGSLLVKPGDKVKKGQEIAKLGNTGNSNAPHLHFQLMDGPSLLEADALPYVLDTFSYQGQVSPATIWDADNYLSGSFFGPDRLAAPEPRTKQLPVLLAIVNFG
- a CDS encoding alpha/beta fold hydrolase gives rise to the protein MDIFAEWQSGASTLRWRSTTAANADAEVTVFTRRCGTPDAPALVLVHGFPTSSIDYFALARELGSEFDIYVLDFPGYGLSDKPRQPYVYSLYDDARLLVHAIRRVWKLTEFRMLTHDRGSSVGMIALGMLAAEDPPALPIDLIITNANIYLPLSNLTAFQTALLDPATARATAAATTPELLAAGLGASTFMPRRALEDPEITALARCFAHNDGIQALPDTIQYLHERAAGETHWLESLSTITVNTTLVWGLHDTVAPLRVPNHVWQAYLKNQPGRSRYWVVPTADHYLQCDAPAELAEIVRVTAAGGDVALQTLGDRADGAVLVDQCDGPA
- a CDS encoding DUF732 domain-containing protein; translation: MKLLIAVVGVCAAVVFGAPVWVAGVARAGDDVGFLVALQRIGITYPSPAQAIDAARAVCVCLDRGESGLAVVQEVTARNPGFDMDAAAHFAVISATYYCPHHLAVT